Proteins found in one Quercus robur chromosome 2, dhQueRobu3.1, whole genome shotgun sequence genomic segment:
- the LOC126714868 gene encoding uncharacterized protein LOC126714868 isoform X1, translated as MDSSVPRFPVTYKSLSLDIKGNKTDVVLCSYDDHFLVIATQIGAMGTILHARKEEGVSIEPTFNVSAVFGKRDEPMLLACARQLIQHISISGSSRSLVISLGLKDHSAETLKGVVSAVIENRLW; from the exons ATGGATAGCTCAGTCCCGCGCTTTCCTGTCACCTACAAGAGTCTCTCATTGGATATTAAG GGGAACAAAACAGATGTAGTCCTTTGTAGTTATGATGATCATTTTCTT GTGATTGCAACTCAAATAGGAGCCATGGGGACAATACTCCATGCCAG GAAGGAGGAAGGGGTGTCAATCGAGCCAACATTCAATGTGTCTGCAGTATTTGGCAAACGAGATGAG CCAATGCTGCTGGCATGTGCTCGTCAGTTAATTCAACACATCAG CATCTCAGGCTCCTCCAGGTCATTGGTGATCTCTCTTGGACTCAAGGACCATTCTGCG GAGACACTGAAGGGAGTTGTTTCTGCTGTTATTGAGAACCGCCTCTGGTAA
- the LOC126714868 gene encoding uncharacterized protein LOC126714868 isoform X3 gives MDSSVPRFPVTYKSLSLDIKGNKTDVVLCSYDDHFLVIATQIGAMGTILHARKEEGVSIEPTFNVSAVFGKRDEHLRLLQVIGDLSWTQGPFCGDTEGSCFCCY, from the exons ATGGATAGCTCAGTCCCGCGCTTTCCTGTCACCTACAAGAGTCTCTCATTGGATATTAAG GGGAACAAAACAGATGTAGTCCTTTGTAGTTATGATGATCATTTTCTT GTGATTGCAACTCAAATAGGAGCCATGGGGACAATACTCCATGCCAG GAAGGAGGAAGGGGTGTCAATCGAGCCAACATTCAATGTGTCTGCAGTATTTGGCAAACGAGATGAG CATCTCAGGCTCCTCCAGGTCATTGGTGATCTCTCTTGGACTCAAGGACCATTCTGCG GAGACACTGAAGGGAGTTGTTTCTGCTGTTATTGA
- the LOC126714868 gene encoding uncharacterized protein LOC126714868 isoform X2, whose protein sequence is MLPITCLIQRFNGNKTDVVLCSYDDHFLVIATQIGAMGTILHARKEEGVSIEPTFNVSAVFGKRDEPMLLACARQLIQHISISGSSRSLVISLGLKDHSAETLKGVVSAVIENRLW, encoded by the exons ATGTTGCCCATCACCTGTTTGATTCAACGCTTCAAT GGGAACAAAACAGATGTAGTCCTTTGTAGTTATGATGATCATTTTCTT GTGATTGCAACTCAAATAGGAGCCATGGGGACAATACTCCATGCCAG GAAGGAGGAAGGGGTGTCAATCGAGCCAACATTCAATGTGTCTGCAGTATTTGGCAAACGAGATGAG CCAATGCTGCTGGCATGTGCTCGTCAGTTAATTCAACACATCAG CATCTCAGGCTCCTCCAGGTCATTGGTGATCTCTCTTGGACTCAAGGACCATTCTGCG GAGACACTGAAGGGAGTTGTTTCTGCTGTTATTGAGAACCGCCTCTGGTAA